The following are encoded in a window of Capricornis sumatraensis isolate serow.1 chromosome 7, serow.2, whole genome shotgun sequence genomic DNA:
- the BST1 gene encoding ADP-ribosyl cyclase/cyclic ADP-ribose hydrolase 2, whose protein sequence is MAGSGRARGGRPRPALQLLLLLLLHLRWPQVAGAAGARWSGPGTTPHLQTIFLGRCAEQIALQNPELRDKNCTAIWEAFKVVLDKDPCSVRPSDYDLFINLSRHSIPRDKSLFWENNHLLVTSYAENGRRLVPLCNVLYGRVGDFLNWCRQTNASGLDYQSCPTSEDCENNPVDSFWRSASIQYARDSSGVINVMLNGSEPAGAYPVKGFFADFEIPYLQKDKITRIEIWVMHEIGGPKVESCGEGSVKLLEERLDKMGFQYSCIDDYPPVKLLKCVEHSTHPDCALSSAAASTQREAFYAVQGACFIFRLLAAFASVAQM, encoded by the exons ATGGCTGGCTCGGGGCGCGCGCGCGGGGGGCGCCCGCGGCCGgccctccagctgctgctgctgctgctgctgcatctgCGGTGGCCCCAGGTCGCCGGCGCTGCGGGTGCGCGCTGGAGCGGGCCAGGTACCACCCCGCACCTGCAGACCATATTCCTGGGCCGCTGCGCCGAGCAGATCGCACTGCAGAACCCGGAGCTGCG GGACAAGAACTGcacagccatctgggaagcctttaaAGTGGTGCTGGATAAGGATCCCTGTTCTGTGCGCCCCTCGGATTATGACCTTTTTATTAACCTCTCCAGACACTCCATTCCCAGAGACAAG TCCCTGTTCTGGGAAAACAACCACCTCCTTGTCACCAGCTATGCAGAGAACGGCCGCCGCCTTGTACCGCTCTGCAACGTTCTGTATGGCAGGGTCGGAGATTTCTTGAACTGGTGTCGACAAACAAATGCCTCAG GACTCGACTACCAATCCTGTCCAACATCAGAAGATTGTGAAAATAACCCTGTGGATTCTTTCTGGAGAAGCGCATCCATCCAG TATGCAAGAGATAGTTCTGGGGTGATCAATGTCATGCTGAATGGCTCAGAGCCAGCAGGAGCCTATCCTGTGAAAGG TTTTTTTGCAGATTTTGAAATTCCTTACCTCCAGAAGGATAAAATCACACGAATTGAGATCTGGGTTATGCATGAAATCGGAGGACCCAAGGT GGAATCCTGTGGAGAAGGCAGCGTGAAGCTCCTGGAAGAGAGGCTGGACAAGATGGGTTTCCAGTACAGCTGTATCGATGACTACCC ACCAGTGAAGCTCTTAAAGTGTGTGGAACACAGCACTCATCCTGACTGTGCCTTAAGTTC gGCGGCAGCGTCTACTCAAAGGGAAGCCTTTTATGCAGTACAGGGTGCCTGCTTTATCTTTCGTCTCTTAGCAGCTTTCGCTTCAGTTGCTCAGATGTAA